In Vicugna pacos chromosome 6, VicPac4, whole genome shotgun sequence, the DNA window gtggtagagcgcatgcttagcacgcacaaggtcctggctttgatccccagcatctcctctaaaaattaagtaaatctaattaccactcccccaaaaaatagtttaaaaaaattaaagtttttttaaaggatgtagtaaataaataaacgcACCACCTGCTTTGTGAATCTAGTGAACTCAGCATCGTCTTTGTGGGTCTAATCCGCTTTTCCCTCTCGGCACACTCTTTACataggaggaaagatcaaaggtagATGACCTGAGGGGGACCCCAATGTCTGTGGGAACTTTGGAAGAGATCATTGATGACAATCATGCCATCGTGTCTACATCTGTGGGCTCAGAACACTACGTCAGCATTCTTTCATTTGTAGACAAGGATCTGCTGGAACCGGGCTGCTCGGTCCTGCTTAACCACAAGGTAAGTTGATAGTCTAAGAAAGCCCACAGGAgtgctttctccttcctcttagaTCTGTCTGCCCGTCCTGTGAACTCCTGAAGGTAGAGGAAATTCTGATTGCCATCCCATTGTTGTAAGGGCATCGTGTGAACCTCACGTTCCTGTGTTAAAGCTTAGTGTCCCGTTAGGTGCATGCCGTGATAGGGGTGCTGATGGACGACACGGATCCCTTGGTCACAGTGATGAAGGTGGAAAAGGCCCCTCAGGAGACCTATGCTGATATTGGGGGGTTGGACAACCAAATCCAGGAAATTAAGGTATGCCTGAGAACCAGCTCCGGGGTTTCAGACCTTTGGTTTCTTACTGCTGTCTCATTTAGGGTGCTTGGAATTGTTTGGCAGTATCTGTGTGAACATGTTTCCAATTATGCTGACTTTCACTGTGGCTTTCCAGAAAACCCCAGTGAGGTATGGGGTAGGTGAGTGGCACACACTTGCACAGGGGGGTCTAGAGTGTAATCCCAGCCCTCTGCAGCTCCTTCCCTCTGTAGGGAGGCCACTCAGAGCTATCACAGAGCTCCACCGGTGACCTCTCAGCTGGGAAGTAGCCATTGTGTCCCTCAGTGGTGGCAACAACAGAAGATCTTGCCAGCTCCTGCctgtagttaaaaaaattaaaaagggggAATTCTAGCTTTCTTAAGTTCCTTTTGCTCAGGAAAGGCTTAAGTGTTGCTTAAGGCTGACTTGTACTGAGAAGTGAAAGGGAGATTGGGTGCTTTTAGGAAGAGGGGTGGGTACTGGGAGCTCAGGTGGGACAGAGGTCATCCTCTGCAGTACGGTCCTTGCTGGTGGAAGTCAAGTACATTGTCTCTAACAAGGATAATTGAAATTTTAACTTTGTGTTGAAAGTGAGATACACTCTTGATGCTGGTTAATGAATCTGATAATTTCAGTAAGAAAACCTTTCATTTTTACCAAGTGTTTATTTTCTGTAGGAATCTGTGGAGCTTCCCCTCACTCAtccagaatattatgaagagatGGGTATAAAGCCCCCTAAGGGGGTCATTCTCTATGGTCCACCTGGCACAGGTATGTATGCTCCGTGTTGGTCACTTTCCAGGCACTCAGCTCATCATTAGCTGCTTATAGGTACTTAGCAGTCGAGTGAGGACGCCACAGTTCCTTAGTTTAAAAGTGTGCCCTAAGCAGCATTTTGGACTTTTTTGAATAAGCAGCTTCTCTGGAAACATACCTATTACATGAAAGAATATTTATCTGTATATAGGAGTACCTAAGAAACTGAACTATCTTAGACTTGAAATTACAGATGTCACAGAGTTAATATGTTAAAAGAAAATAGGGattacaacaaaaaataaacaccagTAGTGTCCCCCCAAATGCCTGCTCAATGTGAATGCATTTCCAGTTCCCAAGCACTCCTCTTCTGTACTCAAATATGCCAGATTTAAATGTTGTAAAACATaatactttcaaatatttttaagggTATCATGAGTCTATTGAAAATAGTTtgtaagaaaaaagtgaaaacaggGTGCTCAACCTTGGCTGTACACTGGGATCACCTTGGGAGCATCATCAGATACTGATGCCTGTTCCCTATTTTGGAGAACATAATGCTTTTCATGCAGGGATCCACTCATTTCTGATGTCTTTTCAAGGTGGCAGTGAGAGTTTTAAAGTTAAAACAGCACTTGAGggcttttcccctttttctttttcaatctaAAACAGGTAAAACCTTACTAGCCAAAGCAGTAGCAAACCAAACCTCAGCCACCTTCTTGAGAGTGGTTGGCTCCGAACTTATTCAGAAGTACCTGGGTGATGGGCCCAAACTCGTTCGGGAGTTGTTTCGAGTTGCTGAAGAGCACGCACCATCCATCGTGTTTATTGATGAAATTGATGCCATTGGGACCAAAAGGTAGGCATTCTCGTGCCTCTCTCGCGTCATTTAGAGGCAAAACCCTTGTGGTTCTTCGGAGAATGATCGGCCGTTGGCACTCCCTGTCCAGCCTGCGTGTTGGTTTGCTGCAGTCCCTGCCGTGTAGCTCTCTGTGGGTGCTTTAGGCTCTGCTCTCCCAGGTGTCAGGTAACAACCGGCCCGCAGCTCATTGGTCAGTCCGTCACCACGCCGCCTCGAGCACTGTTTTGAGCCAGGCACCATCTAGACTCTGAGATAGTCCTGAGCATGAGTCTCTGCCCTTAAGGATCTCAAATGTGGAGACAAAATGTCAGATATAAAACCTGCAAAGGAAGTAATGTGACGTGTGATTTGGGCCTTGGGAGGGTGTGCTGATGTTTTACTAGAAAAACTGAGGGTGTGACATATGGGTTGAGACAGAGGTATGTTTTGTAATTCCCCTCTGACAGGAGATGAGGTGGGTTTTCACTTCTCCTTATCGTCTTTTCCAAAGGTATGACTCAAATTCTGGTGGTGAGAGAGAAATTCAGCGAACAATGCTGGAATTGTTGAACCAGCTGGATGGGTTTGATTCAAGGGGAGACGTGAAAGTCATCATGGCCACAAACCGAATAGAGACTTTGGACCCAGCACTTATCAGACCAGGTcacatttgcttttgtttcacTGTGGAGAATAATTGTgcttatatttgtttatatttctaaGAGCACTTTGGGAGGAATATAAATAATACACATAAAAGCAGACACCACACTGAAACTTAAAATAACAAAACTGTGTCCCTTTGAGATAATGGATAAGAGCGAGCATGATGTAGTCAGTGTAGCTTGACCATTTTAATTCAAATCTTATGTCAGATTCTTTCCTTTCCCATAACAAATGTTCCCTTTTTAgtctcaaatttttttaaaagaaataatccaTATGGCAGCTCAGTTTTTACATTCAGGTAGTACCAAAAGAAACAAGAGCTAATGTGCTTACTCTTGTTTATAATGTTTTTTAGCACAATTGATCTGTCCTTTCGCACTAACTGTACCATTTAGGACCCTCTCATTTGCTTCTAAAGAACCAGagcagagaggattttttttttttattgggatAAATTTCAACCTCCTTCCACAAGACACTGTGTGACTGAGACCACACATGAGGAGGTGGCTCAGGCTTCCCCCTGAATCTGGGCCGAGCCTGGGGCTGCCCAGGGgtgtgactgaaaacttcccctgCGTGCAGGCCGCATTGACCGGAAGATCGAGTTCCCCCTGCCTGACGAGAAGACAAAGAAGCGCATCTTCCAGATCCACACGAGCAGGATGACGCTGGCCGACGACGTGACCCTGGATGACTTGATCATGGCGAAAGATGACCTCTCTGGTGCTGACATCAAAGTGAGAACCTGGGCTGGATTGTACCTCTCAGTTTTATCACTTACGTGTATGACGTTTCTTCCCAGATGACCAGAGTTAAAAGCAAGGCCTGGCAGCACTGAATATGGATACAACCTGCTTTCTGTGGGAGGACCTGGGTTCTCATCAGACTTGATGCCAGAGCGAGGCAGGGACGGCCACGCAGGCCTTTTCATGCTGGCGCCTGCACTGAACTGCGTATCATTAGCATCAGTAGATCTAGGCTAGTGTCTTTGTTGGAGAGTAAAATCTCTCTTCaaaatctaaattattttaaaattttgcactttttgtttaaaaaacttcCAAGCCTTCAGGAAAGTTGTATCAATAGCAAACACCCAAATACTCATCACCTCAATTTaccaaatattatcattttacttgtttgtttcctCTGTATGCACAAAACACTTCTTTTCTGCTGAACCATTTGGAATAAATATCCTAAGGGCCATAACCAGATAGAAACTTCAGTGCCATGATTGTGTTCTTATCACATCTTGTCACACAGGGTTCTTTTTAGTTTCTTGTCAAAGtaattattaagaaaatgaatatctTAGAACAAATACTGTATTGAAACCTGTATTTAACCTAGAACACGTGTTCTCTTATGACATAAGTAAACGACATGGATGTATAGTCTAAATTTCTGGACATTACCTATCTCTTAGGGAGATTACTTCCATTAACAAAAGTGGAGCTTTGCGAACTTACCGACTGACCTGCCACACAGCTGGAGCAATACTAGAACCCAGAGCCTCGGTTCCTGGGCCAGTCCTCTTCCTTAGTCAATTACTGCTAGTTTAAGCAATGTCAGGTCCTTTGAGAAAATAATTAGAATgcttaaaacatatttaaaaaaatctaatctttCCCACATGGTTTGAGAAATTTGTGTTTAGTCTGGGTGGCCTACACTTTATTTCAAAATAGCTCTAAATtgttagaataaaaataaatatttcactttctgAACATGCTGTTCTTTCTCACAGGCAATCTGTACAGAAGCTGGTTTGATGGCCTTGAGAGAACGTAGAATGAAAGTAACAAATGAAGACTTcaaaaaatctaaagaaaatgTTCTTTATAAAAAACAAGAAGGCACCCCTGAGGGGCTCTATCTCTAGGGACCACAGCTGCCTTTAGGGAAACGGCAGCAGTGTCCTGACCCCTGGGAGGGATGAGGCTGGGGAAGCCGCCCAGGGGAGTCGATGTTCCAGTTGCTCGTCATTAGTGAAACATCCGTGTACCTTTCTGAGCGTGGCATAGGGGGTGCCCATCGGGCTGCCTTCGTCTGTTGGTCGCGTGCAGTGTCCTCGTCCCAATAAAGCCTGCTTTTTCTCAACACCAAGTCCTGTTTCTGGACCGTCTGCGCCTGCGGCTCAGCAGCAAGTGGGTGGATCCGGGCGTCAGGGAAGCTTCCCGGTGCTCACAGGGACAGCAAGCTTCAGCACCTGTTTGTCCCCACATCACACCCCCAGTCTGGTGGTTGCTGTTCAACAGCAGCCGATGGGAAAGAAAGGATCACAACCGAATAGCCAGCGATCCTAGTTGTTTAAGCAGCAAAGGCCAAGTTCACACAGCAGGGgcttcagaaggaaagaaagcattCACTTTCGGAAGTTTATGGAGTATGAGTTCTCGGCATGCTGGGGACAGGAAAGAGGTACTGGTGTCGCTAGGAGACCGGGGGTTTCTAAAAGGAGTCTCAGGTCAGGGTTGCAGAATCTCATGGCAACCCCAACATCCCTTGTTCCCGAGTTGAGAAACCTCATCCCTCCCGAGAGCTCAAAGATGTGTCAGAGCTTCCTCTTGACTTTCTCTGTTTCcagctcttctctctcctttctggcCAGTTCAGTCTTACAGCCAGGAAGTGGGGCAGACCAAGGTAAGCCTCGCCTCGGCTGGCGGGCAGCTTCCCTGGGGGCCCTGAGTTGCTCTCTAGAAAGTGCTCAGCTGTGCTGTCCTCCCCTTCTTTACCCAACCCGCATCCATCAGTTTCTAGCCACAACTTTGTTCCACAACACTGGCTCTTCTGGGATAAGGTGCCAAAGAAACGTGCTTTCAGCGGTTCTAggcagcatgattttttttttttaaaaagccgaGAAAAactgtccatttttttttaaagcaggaccTCAGGGAAGTTAGTTGCGCTCAGTCAAATGTTACAGCCTCAGAATCAGAATGAGTACATAGCCGGCCTGGGCCTCCACATCTTAAGCTGAGCTGACACGCACGCTGAACGCGTACCTTCGGCACGTCGCACAGGCAGGGCTGGATCTGCTGGGAAGGGGCTGGCTCCGTCCTCCACTCGGCCATAGTGGCTGCTGGCGAGCTCCCCTGCAGCAGGGTCCTTATTTGGGGCAGTGCTTTCCACACTGTGATGTACACACAAGTCCCCTGAAAGGGGTCCCGTTAGAGCACCGGTTCTGACTCAGAGGGCCAGGGTGTGGCCTGAGATACTGCATTTCTAAAAGGCCCCCAGGTGATGCTAGCTGCTGGGTCTGTGGTTGGAGGCATCACAGAGCAGGGCTTAGggaaaaatgagaactttgaacaCATCTGATACAGGTGAGAACATCAAGTTCTAAGTGACTCCCCACTGCTCTGGTCTGAGGATAAGGCCTGGTGGAGCAGGTCCTAGTACCGAGTTAACCAGACCTTTCTTATCTCAACTGCAAGAGCAGCAAGGATGCCTATCAGGAACGTATATTCACCCGGGCAGGGCTGGCACTGGCTGGGCAGGGCAACAGCGGACCGAACAAGAATTCGTACACTGGCCACGCCAGGCTCAGTTACCACCTGACACGATCCTTGTctatgcacatatatacacatattcacatatataatatgtaagaCAACAGCTTTCGTGTCACTTGCACATGCAAAAAAAGTGCAAGAGGTGAGAGACTGACAACCCAGACACAAATTACCAAGAAACAAATGTCAAAGGCAGAGGTCTCAGCACACACGCTCGAAGGCATGTGTCACCATCTCCTGGTTCATCCTGGCTCGGACAGGACAGGTCCCAAGGCCTCGAAGACatgctccccactcccctccaggTCTCTAGTCCTCAAGTAGAAGCTCCAGCTCCTCCAGCGGCAGGCGCACCCGGAGCTCCTTCTCCGTCATCAGGTCCAGGATCTCCTGCATCTCATCGGGGAAGTACTCCACGGCGTCCAGGTACagcacctggggcaggagagcctAGTCAGCCGGCCACATCTGTCCTgtgagcctgcctgcctgccacccCTCCACAACCCACACTACTCTTCGCTGCACTAACTTGGCAGGACCTCGACGTGGTTCAGGAAGGACTCAAAAGCAGAGGGAAAGGGAATAAACTCCAAGTGGGGCCAGAAGTTGCTGGCAGACACCGCAATCACAATCATCTGATTTCTGAACATCTCCTGACCCAGGCTTG includes these proteins:
- the PSMC1 gene encoding 26S proteasome regulatory subunit 4, with translation MGQSQSGGHGPGGGKKDDKDKKKKYEPPVPTRVGKKKKKTKGPDAASKLPLVTPHTQCRLKLLKLERIKDYLLMEEEFIRNQEQMKPLEEKQEEERSKVDDLRGTPMSVGTLEEIIDDNHAIVSTSVGSEHYVSILSFVDKDLLEPGCSVLLNHKVHAVIGVLMDDTDPLVTVMKVEKAPQETYADIGGLDNQIQEIKESVELPLTHPEYYEEMGIKPPKGVILYGPPGTGKTLLAKAVANQTSATFLRVVGSELIQKYLGDGPKLVRELFRVAEEHAPSIVFIDEIDAIGTKRYDSNSGGEREIQRTMLELLNQLDGFDSRGDVKVIMATNRIETLDPALIRPGRIDRKIEFPLPDEKTKKRIFQIHTSRMTLADDVTLDDLIMAKDDLSGADIKAICTEAGLMALRERRMKVTNEDFKKSKENVLYKKQEGTPEGLYL